A stretch of Lutra lutra chromosome 9, mLutLut1.2, whole genome shotgun sequence DNA encodes these proteins:
- the SCAND1 gene encoding SCAN domain-containing protein 1 gives MAASEPSLVVSGDLALSPEKKEGAGLSSGPERNSAGSSSTPEAPPPAPEPCTPNAEVPEGIPTPPAAASVAVELPPTGLGSPPLAEAAPRSPPHPGGSRPGPETFRQRFRQFRYQDAAGPREAFRQLRELSRQWLRPDIRTKEQIVEMLVQEQLLAILPEAARARRLRRRTDVRITG, from the coding sequence ATGGCTGCGTCTGAGCCGAGCTTGGTGGTTTCTGGGGATCTCGCGCTGTcgccagagaagaaagaaggagccGGTCTCAGCTCAGGCCCGGAGCGTAACTCTGCGGGCTCCTCGTCGACCCCTGAGGCCCCACCGCCTGCCCCTGAACCCTGCACTCCCAACGCCGAAGTCCCCGAAGGGATTCCTACGCCTCCTGCGGCGGCCTCCGTGGCCGTGGAGCTGCCGCCCACAGGCCTGGGCTCCCCGCCGCTCGCCGAAGCTGCTCCGCGCTCCCCTCCACACCCTGGCGGCTCCCGACCCGGCCCGGAGACGTTCCGCCAGCGTTTCCGGCAGTTCCGTTACCAGGACGCCGCAGGCCCGCGGGAGGCGTTCCGGCAGCTGCGGGAGCTCTCCCGCCAGTGGCTTCGACCCGACATCCGTACGAAGGAGCAGATCGTGGAGATGCTGGTGCAGGAGCAGCTGCTCGCCATCCTGCCTGAGGCGGCGCGGGCCCGGCGGCTTCGCCGCCGCACGGATGTGCGAATCACCGGCTGA